The nucleotide window CGCAGTTTGAACAAATAGTTGAGTTTACGCGCTTCAGCTTCACTGAGCAGCGCCTCCTGGCCATAGGCGCAGTCACCGCGCAAAAGATGGGGCCGGCGCTCGGCTGGCAGTCGGTCGATGAGCGCCCACAGCCCCGCAAAACCATGTCCGGCGGCGGATTGATCGCCGGGGTGCACCTCCACGTCCAGACACAGGCGCAAGGTGGCGATCCAGTAGGTGTGGTAGGCGTGGCTGGGGCGTCCGGGCTTTTGCGGGTTATAGCCGATGCTGGCACCTTCCTGACGTCCATAGATGGGCTTGATGGTGACATCGATGTCGAGGATCCACTGGTTATCCAAAAACCCATGACAGGTTTGGTCGAGGTGACGCCGCAACCAGTCCTGCCCCTGCTCGGCACCGATGCGAGCCAGCGCCCGGCGCACACAATCCTCGCTGACAATCGACTTAAGTCCGAGCAGGCTCGGGGCAATGTCGTCGCCGCGCAGGGCCGCGAGGTGCGCGTAGCGATAGTGCCCGGAGAGCATCCCCAAAAGCAGGGTTCCAATCACGTCGCGAGGGCGGTGTGCGCGGTTGCTGCTGTAACAAAGCGGCGTGTCCGCAACCAGTGCCTCGAAGCCTCCTGTCGCACACAAGTACTGCGTGAAAAACACCAGTGCCCCCAAGGGGCTCACCGGCAACTCTGGGGCGAACTGCGCACGAAAACGTCCTCCGGGTGTATCCACAATCAACACCTCGGCGGCATCGCTTGGCGTTGCCTTGTGATCAGGGTTTTCTGACTCACCCTCGGGGTGAGCTTTTTCCGGCGGTAAAAACGGCGGCATATGACAGCCAAACAATCACCTGCGTGATTTTTGGCTAGTTTCTATTGCCGGATTTAGGTTCAACTACTTACTGAGCGCACGTCTTAGCCTATTTCTCAATGGATCCAAGGGCCCAAGGGCGTTTAGGTCCGTACCGTTCTGTGCCCGTTGTGCAGGGGGAACTTCTCCTGACCTTACTCGGAGTGGCAGGAATGCATACTGCGACCATCAAAACCTAAATTCCTGTACCAACAAATAAACCCAATTAAACATTTAGCGGTTTTCATCGGTAAATCCGAAAGGTGGTTTCTCTTAAACTACGAGTTACAGAACTCCCGATTTTTTATATAACCTATGCCGACTGTTCGGTTGGTTCATTAATTACACATCTAACAGACTAAAAGGAAATCCAATAAAAGACAGGCATAATTACATGCATAAACATGCAGAAGTAAACGGAAGTAAACTTATGTGCATTATGGTGGAAAATAAATTTCATTGAGCAGGTTGCCAAAGCACATAAATTAACTTTTTTACCGTTATGAGCTATTCCGGAGGCCTTTACCTAGATGACGATCTCGAACCCTATGTTCGCAAGCGGGCAGATGAATCCTTTAACGGGAAAATCAACACCTACATCACCGCCTTGGTGCGCGCTGATCGTGAACTGACCCAGCAGTTAACTGAAAACGTATCCGCCTCAGAGATCGCACGTTGGCGCCAATGTGAAATCACACTTCTGCGTGCAGCGCAGGATGCCCTCAACCTCCTCAACGCCGAAACCCCCGAGGGCCGCGACCGACTCGCCAAAGCACTGGCCAATAGCATTCTGCGTGCTTCCATGCGGGAAAGCGCCCCGGCAAAATCACAGGCAGTCACGACTCCAGAGCTCGGCACGGCGGAATAAGCCCAGTCCACACGGAGGTGGCCCCGCCCTCCATCCCCCGCCAACCCGGGGGGACGACCTCCGTGTCGTCCGTGCTGAATCCCGGTTCAAGGTCAGTGCCTAAGAGGTATTTTAACTTCGTCCTGATCCCTTAGCCCAAGACGGTCAGCACGATTCCGGCGACAATCCCGAGTACAGCGGGCAACTTTTGGCGACCGTTGCCCTCGTGAAACAGCCAAAGGCTGCCGGCAAACGCAACCAACGTGCTGCCACGTCGCAGGCTGGAGACCAGTGAGACGAGCGCCTCGGGATTGCGCAGCGCGTCGAAGTACAGGAAATCCGCAACCAAGAGCCCGGCCGAAATCCCCAAGATGCTCCAGCGCCAATGGAAAACGTGGCGTGGCCACCAGCGCAGTTTCCAGCCCACCGCCAGCGGCAGGAAAATCACCGCCAGGTAGATCGAGAACCAGCACTGCACTGTCGAGGCGCGAAACCCGACATGCCCCATGAGAAACTTGTCGTAAAGGCCGCTGCACGCGCCGAGCAGGGTCCCGCCGAGCAGCCAGCCGAACCAGCGGTTTTTATGGAAATGAATCCCCTCCTTCGCCCCAACCACGGAGAGGCTGATAAAGGAGCCCACCGTGATGACCACCCCGAGCAATTCCAGCCACGACGGGCGTTCGCCGAGAACCAGCAGGGCGCCAAACAGCGTCCACATTGTGAGCGGCGGGGCGAACACCGTCTATTTCTGGCGGTT belongs to Opitutus sp. and includes:
- a CDS encoding transposase translates to MPPFLPPEKAHPEGESENPDHKATPSDAAEVLIVDTPGGRFRAQFAPELPVSPLGALVFFTQYLCATGGFEALVADTPLCYSSNRAHRPRDVIGTLLLGMLSGHYRYAHLAALRGDDIAPSLLGLKSIVSEDCVRRALARIGAEQGQDWLRRHLDQTCHGFLDNQWILDIDVTIKPIYGRQEGASIGYNPQKPGRPSHAYHTYWIATLRLCLDVEVHPGDQSAAGHGFAGLWALIDRLPAERRPHLLRGDCAYGQEALLSEAEARKLNYLFKLRRTAKARELVAALERTTTTAWTDAGQGWQGCESCLRLQGWNRARRVVVLRRRLNDQRHPRARRRLVREQADHALLLNIPDAAACEPIIYEHQILVTSLPYEILTLATLYRERGGAENPFDELKNQWSWSGFTSQELNSCQHAARLAALVYNWWTLYHRLLQPGQHHEAVSTRPRLLCGATRQSEHSGQRRLDVRLSHAEAPRLSELITKLARWLHGILHNAEQWSVAQRWGQIVARILQENFPVLGPEPPMATAPS